From a region of the Fischerella sp. JS2 genome:
- the rpmB gene encoding 50S ribosomal protein L28, which translates to MSRRCDLTGKKANNAFAISHSHRRTKRIQNANLQSKRVWWPEGNRWVRLKLSTKAIKTLEKKGLAAMAKEAGINLNHY; encoded by the coding sequence ATGTCTCGTCGCTGTGATTTAACTGGCAAAAAGGCCAATAACGCCTTTGCAATTTCCCACTCCCACCGCCGCACTAAGCGTATTCAGAATGCCAACTTGCAAAGTAAGCGCGTTTGGTGGCCCGAAGGTAATCGTTGGGTGAGACTCAAATTGTCTACCAAAGCTATCAAAACCTTAGAAAAAAAAGGTTTAGCAGCTATGGCTAAAGAAGCAGGGATTAATCTCAATCATTACTAA
- the htpG gene encoding molecular chaperone HtpG translates to MLEQGTISIHTENIFPIIKKSLYSDHQIFLRELISNAVDAIQKLNMVSRAGEYSGDIGEPEIQIAIDKNNKTLSITDNGIGMTADEVKKYINQVAFSSAEEFIQKYKSTSDQSIIGHFGLGFYSSFMVAQKVEIDTLSYKEGAQAVHWSCNGSPEFTLEESPRTTRGTTITLHLMEEELEYLEAARIKNLVKTYCDFMPVPIKLDGEVLNRQKAPWRESPSNLSKEDYIEFYRYLYPFQEDPLLWVHLNTDYPFIINGILYFPKLRPDVDVTKGQIKLFCNQVFVSDHCEEIIPQFLLPMRGVIDSSDIPLNVSRSALQTDRTVKKIGDYIAKKVGDRLKELYRDNRDQYISAWKDLGTFVKFGVMNDEKFKKQVEDILIFRSTAELSNQTASETPAVQVQSEGEDAWQDVTPPSSPAEGTEGGSYTTLKEYLERNKERHQNRVFYCTDEAAQATYVELHKKQGLEVLFMDSFIDTHFINFLEREFQDVKFTRVDSDLDQTLLDKDQATEIVDPKTNKTRGEVIKELFEKALNKPKLNIRTEALKSDNPQSTPPAMVLLPEILRRLREMNALMQQQMVEFPEEHILLVNTSHPLIQNLATLNQGSIIQGGGESPTGQLVNMICQHIYDLALMSQKGFDAEGMKGFVERSNEVLTKLTEQATK, encoded by the coding sequence ATGCTAGAACAAGGAACCATCAGTATTCATACTGAAAATATATTCCCGATTATCAAGAAGTCTCTTTACTCAGATCACCAAATCTTCTTACGGGAATTAATATCTAACGCCGTCGATGCCATCCAGAAGTTGAACATGGTATCCCGTGCCGGAGAATACTCTGGCGATATCGGTGAACCAGAAATTCAAATTGCTATAGACAAAAACAATAAAACCCTCTCTATCACCGATAACGGTATCGGGATGACAGCAGATGAGGTGAAAAAGTATATTAACCAGGTTGCTTTCTCTAGCGCCGAAGAATTTATTCAGAAGTATAAAAGCACATCTGACCAGTCAATTATTGGTCACTTTGGTCTAGGCTTTTACTCTTCCTTTATGGTGGCGCAAAAAGTCGAGATTGATACCCTATCTTACAAAGAAGGAGCGCAGGCTGTTCACTGGAGTTGCAATGGTTCGCCAGAGTTCACTCTAGAAGAATCACCTCGTACGACTCGTGGTACAACAATTACTCTTCATTTGATGGAGGAAGAACTAGAATACTTAGAAGCAGCACGAATTAAAAATCTTGTCAAGACTTACTGCGATTTCATGCCAGTGCCAATTAAACTGGATGGCGAGGTGTTAAATCGACAAAAAGCACCGTGGCGTGAATCTCCCAGTAATTTAAGTAAGGAAGACTATATAGAATTTTATCGCTACCTCTATCCTTTCCAAGAAGACCCCTTACTATGGGTGCATTTGAATACAGATTATCCTTTTATCATCAATGGGATTCTGTATTTTCCGAAGCTAAGACCGGATGTTGATGTCACCAAAGGGCAAATAAAGTTATTCTGCAATCAAGTTTTTGTCAGTGATCACTGCGAAGAAATTATTCCCCAATTTCTTTTACCGATGCGGGGTGTAATTGATAGCAGTGATATTCCTCTAAACGTATCACGCAGTGCTTTACAGACCGATCGCACTGTCAAGAAAATCGGTGATTACATTGCCAAAAAAGTAGGCGATCGCCTCAAAGAACTCTACCGTGACAACCGCGATCAATATATTAGTGCTTGGAAAGACCTCGGTACTTTTGTTAAGTTCGGGGTGATGAACGATGAAAAGTTCAAAAAGCAAGTCGAAGACATTCTAATTTTCCGCAGTACTGCTGAGCTATCAAACCAAACCGCTTCCGAAACCCCAGCTGTACAAGTACAATCTGAAGGGGAAGACGCTTGGCAAGATGTCACTCCCCCTTCCTCACCAGCAGAGGGAACTGAAGGGGGATCATACACAACCCTCAAAGAATATTTAGAACGCAACAAAGAACGCCACCAAAACCGCGTTTTCTATTGTACCGATGAAGCAGCACAAGCCACCTACGTTGAACTTCACAAAAAACAAGGGTTAGAAGTCCTGTTTATGGACTCCTTCATAGACACCCACTTTATCAATTTCCTCGAACGCGAATTCCAAGATGTCAAATTTACGCGTGTAGACTCTGATTTAGATCAGACTCTCCTAGATAAAGATCAAGCTACAGAGATAGTTGATCCCAAAACAAATAAAACCCGTGGCGAGGTGATTAAAGAGTTATTTGAGAAAGCCCTCAACAAACCTAAATTAAACATCCGTACCGAAGCCTTAAAATCAGATAATCCCCAAAGCACACCTCCCGCAATGGTGTTGTTACCAGAGATTTTGCGTCGCCTCCGGGAAATGAATGCACTCATGCAGCAGCAAATGGTAGAGTTTCCTGAAGAGCATATTTTGCTGGTAAATACTAGCCACCCCCTGATTCAGAACTTAGCGACCCTTAATCAAGGTAGTATTATTCAGGGTGGAGGTGAATCACCTACAGGTCAGTTAGTCAACATGATTTGCCAACATATTTATGATTTGGCACTCATGTCTCAAAAAGGGTTTGATGCTGAAGGAATGAAAGGCTTTGTTGAACGTTCTAATGAAGTTTTAACAAAGTTGACAGAACAAGCAACAAAGTAA
- a CDS encoding methyltransferase domain-containing protein, giving the protein MQLITSLDIRNSEYFSKDRFISYHHQMRLVASLGSQVSNILEIGIFNSFLKDLLKLNGYKVTTADVDPNLKPDIILDLTADFSLPKDKFDVVVLFQVLEHLPYEQSEQALKKLAEATKRFLVISIPYNTQYLTLQLRFSFLPRPRHLLLKIPRFWSQKPMCDQHYWEIGLKGYPKARIFNSIAKIGLNVKQEFLDPTNPYHYFLVLEKTPNT; this is encoded by the coding sequence ATGCAACTCATTACTTCCTTGGATATTAGAAACTCCGAGTATTTTTCTAAAGATAGGTTTATTAGTTACCATCATCAGATGCGTCTCGTTGCTTCTCTGGGTAGTCAAGTAAGCAACATTCTGGAAATTGGAATTTTTAATTCCTTTCTCAAAGACCTCCTGAAGTTAAATGGCTACAAAGTTACTACTGCTGATGTTGACCCTAACCTCAAGCCAGACATTATTTTGGATCTAACAGCAGACTTTTCGTTGCCCAAAGATAAATTTGATGTCGTGGTACTGTTTCAAGTGCTAGAACATCTGCCTTATGAACAGTCCGAACAAGCTTTAAAGAAACTTGCAGAAGCAACAAAAAGATTTCTGGTAATTTCGATTCCCTACAATACTCAGTATTTAACACTCCAACTGAGATTTTCTTTCTTGCCTAGACCAAGACATTTATTACTCAAAATTCCTAGATTCTGGAGTCAAAAGCCAATGTGTGACCAACACTACTGGGAAATAGGATTAAAAGGATATCCAAAAGCGCGCATTTTCAACTCAATAGCCAAAATAGGGTTAAATGTTAAGCAAGAATTTCTTGACCCTACCAATCCATACCATTACTTTTTGGTACTAGAAAAAACTCCAAATACCTAG
- the clpB gene encoding ATP-dependent chaperone ClpB, producing the protein MQPTDPDKFTDKAWEGIVKSQDIVRAYQQQQLDVEHLIIALLQQENGLAARIFNRAGVDANRLLQQLEDFIRRQPKVGRSDQLYLGRSLDNLLDLAEEARVRMKDSYISVEHMLLAFVEDERVGRRIVKGFNLDSAKLEATIKAVRGSQKVTDQNPESRYEALQKFGRDLTEQAKSGKLDPVIGRDDEIRRVIQVLSRRSKNNPVLIGEPGVGKTAIAEALAQRIINGDVPESLKNRQLIALDIGSLIAGAKYRGEFEDRLKSVLREVTESNGQIVLFIDELHTVVGAGSGQQGSMDAGNLLKPMLARGELRCIGATTLDEYRKYIEKDAALERRFQQVFVDQPSVENTISILRGLKERYEVHHNVKISDSALVAAATLSARYINDRFLPDKAIDLVDEAAAQLKMEITSKPAELEAIDRRLMQLEMEKLSLAGEEKAVPQTKERLARIELEISNLTAKQQDLNGQWQGEKQLLEAISALKQEEEKLRVQIEQAERAYDLNKAAQLKYGKLEGVQRDREAKETELLKIQSQGKTLLREQVTEADIAEIVAKWTGIPVNSLLESERQKLLKLESHLHERVIGQQEAVCAVAAAIRRARAGMKDPGRPIGSFLFMGPTGVGKTELARALAQFLFDSDDALVRLDMSEYMEKHSVSRLVGAPPGYVGYEEGGQLSEAIRRRPYSVVLLDEVEKAHPDVFNILLQVLDDGRITDSQGRTVDFRNTVIVMTSNIGSEHILDVSSDDSQYEKMRNRVMDALRSHFRPEFLNRVDDLIIFHALNRSEMRQIVRIQLKRVEYLLREQKISLEISPAACDYLVEVGYDPVYGARPIKRAIQREVENAIATKILENTFIAGDTIVIDKADHELTFSKKKVVQIPMPDSTTSYILEASREA; encoded by the coding sequence ATGCAGCCTACAGATCCAGATAAATTTACAGATAAAGCTTGGGAAGGGATTGTCAAATCTCAGGATATAGTACGTGCTTATCAACAACAGCAATTAGATGTAGAACATTTAATTATTGCTCTATTACAACAAGAAAATGGGTTAGCAGCACGAATTTTTAACCGTGCTGGTGTAGATGCTAACCGTTTGCTACAGCAACTAGAAGATTTTATCCGTCGTCAGCCGAAAGTTGGTAGAAGTGATCAGCTTTACTTAGGGCGTTCTTTAGATAATCTATTGGACTTAGCCGAAGAAGCAAGAGTACGGATGAAGGATTCTTACATATCCGTAGAACATATGCTGCTGGCTTTTGTCGAAGATGAACGTGTCGGACGACGGATAGTCAAAGGTTTTAATTTAGATAGTGCGAAGTTAGAAGCTACGATTAAAGCAGTTCGTGGTAGCCAAAAAGTCACAGACCAAAATCCCGAATCTCGCTATGAAGCTTTACAAAAATTCGGTAGAGACTTGACAGAACAGGCAAAGTCTGGCAAGCTCGACCCGGTAATTGGGCGGGATGACGAAATTCGGCGGGTAATTCAGGTATTGTCTCGGCGTAGCAAAAATAACCCTGTTTTGATTGGTGAACCAGGAGTTGGCAAAACTGCGATCGCTGAAGCTTTAGCACAACGCATTATCAATGGTGATGTCCCCGAATCTTTGAAAAATCGCCAACTTATTGCCCTAGATATAGGTAGTTTAATTGCTGGCGCTAAATACCGAGGTGAATTTGAAGACCGCCTGAAATCAGTTCTCCGGGAAGTTACGGAATCAAACGGTCAAATTGTCTTATTTATCGATGAGCTACACACCGTTGTTGGTGCGGGTTCCGGGCAACAAGGCTCAATGGACGCAGGCAATTTACTCAAACCAATGTTGGCACGAGGAGAACTGCGGTGTATTGGTGCTACCACCTTGGATGAGTACCGTAAATATATTGAAAAAGACGCAGCCTTAGAACGGCGTTTTCAACAGGTATTTGTAGATCAGCCCAGCGTGGAAAATACAATTTCTATCCTGCGAGGACTGAAAGAACGTTATGAAGTCCATCACAACGTTAAAATATCAGACTCAGCGTTAGTAGCAGCTGCTACCCTCTCAGCCAGATACATTAATGACCGCTTTTTACCAGATAAAGCAATTGATTTGGTAGATGAAGCCGCCGCCCAATTGAAAATGGAGATTACCTCCAAACCGGCTGAGTTGGAAGCGATTGATCGTCGCCTGATGCAGCTAGAGATGGAAAAACTGTCCTTGGCGGGAGAAGAAAAGGCTGTACCCCAAACGAAAGAGCGTTTAGCGCGAATTGAGCTAGAAATTAGCAATTTAACCGCCAAACAGCAGGATTTGAATGGACAATGGCAAGGTGAAAAGCAGCTATTAGAAGCCATTAGTGCTTTAAAGCAAGAAGAAGAAAAGCTGCGAGTACAAATAGAACAAGCAGAACGGGCTTACGATTTAAATAAAGCTGCTCAGTTGAAGTATGGCAAGTTGGAAGGAGTGCAACGCGATCGCGAAGCAAAAGAAACCGAACTCCTGAAAATTCAAAGTCAAGGTAAAACCTTATTGCGGGAACAAGTCACTGAAGCCGATATTGCTGAAATCGTCGCCAAATGGACAGGAATTCCCGTTAATAGTTTGTTGGAGTCGGAACGGCAGAAATTACTCAAACTCGAAAGCCATCTACACGAACGAGTAATTGGACAACAGGAAGCTGTCTGTGCTGTTGCCGCTGCCATTCGTCGCGCCCGTGCTGGAATGAAAGATCCAGGCCGTCCCATCGGTTCATTTTTATTCATGGGACCGACGGGAGTTGGCAAAACGGAACTCGCCCGTGCTTTAGCCCAGTTTTTATTTGATTCTGATGACGCCTTAGTGCGTTTGGATATGTCTGAGTATATGGAGAAACATTCAGTTTCTCGGTTAGTGGGTGCGCCTCCAGGATACGTCGGCTACGAAGAAGGCGGTCAACTATCAGAAGCAATTCGCCGCCGTCCTTATTCGGTGGTGCTGTTAGATGAAGTTGAGAAAGCCCATCCAGATGTGTTTAATATTCTGCTACAAGTACTTGATGACGGTAGAATTACGGATAGTCAGGGGCGAACCGTTGATTTTCGCAATACTGTCATTGTCATGACTAGTAATATTGGTAGCGAACACATCTTGGATGTTTCCAGCGATGACTCCCAGTATGAAAAAATGCGGAATCGGGTAATGGATGCTTTGCGATCGCACTTCCGTCCGGAATTTCTCAATCGGGTTGACGATTTAATTATCTTCCATGCCCTCAATCGTAGTGAGATGCGGCAAATCGTGCGGATTCAACTCAAACGGGTGGAATATTTACTTAGAGAGCAAAAAATCTCTTTGGAAATATCTCCTGCTGCCTGTGATTACTTAGTGGAGGTGGGGTACGATCCAGTTTATGGCGCTCGTCCAATTAAACGGGCAATTCAAAGAGAAGTAGAGAATGCGATCGCGACCAAAATCTTGGAGAATACCTTTATTGCAGGGGACACGATTGTCATTGATAAGGCAGATCACGAATTAACCTTTAGTAAAAAAAAGGTAGTGCAAATACCCATGCCAGATAGTACAACTTCCTACATACTGGAAGCATCGCGGGAAGCATAG
- a CDS encoding iron uptake porin — protein sequence MSVKQCRQRRIRSPKFLAGGLVGWGVLSQMCLSAKADSLLLQPSPETQSSDSSLQAVIPEDNIATNNVEVLPPETDVSAGQTEFSNIANSESLVKNEVFGNLDVDSDLRTQQTSVSELSDVQPTDWAYQALKSLMEKYGVISGYTDGTFHGNRPMSRYEFAVALAATLSKVEDIIADRMSDRFIQEDVIVLRRLQKEFRSALDDLEQRVDNLEARNSELQAHQFSTTTKLHGEAIIALTDGTDASKTVVSRSRLTLSTSFNQQDVLVTQLEAGNNGGDAIGLAQQDENNLLGSTGLIANGGGLDYVEVDSDLKLRRLHYTFRPSEDVAVTVGAKMSPRDFIDHNKYANNEAVDFSSSFFLNNPLIVQNQIDRNGGAGAAVQWNPGNGQFTMRSLYIAADADQPNFTSTEGGLFGDRYQASVEVEYSPSNKLALRLQYTNALINNTDINAFGVNAEYSLNRNAGIFGRFGFGNYNGYNTAIDEDLDLHPVTWAVGVGFRNLLLPGTVAGVAIGQPFISEDLGNATQTNFEAFYNLQLSDNLSITPTFSLVTNADNDSSNNTIWQTTLRSVFSF from the coding sequence TTGAGCGTCAAGCAATGCCGACAACGGAGGATTCGTTCGCCCAAATTCTTAGCGGGGGGTTTAGTCGGTTGGGGCGTCCTTAGCCAGATGTGCTTATCCGCAAAGGCGGATTCTCTGCTACTTCAACCGTCGCCAGAAACTCAAAGCTCTGACTCTAGCTTACAAGCAGTCATTCCAGAGGACAATATCGCCACAAATAATGTGGAAGTCTTACCTCCAGAAACTGATGTTAGTGCTGGGCAAACAGAGTTTTCAAACATAGCAAACTCTGAGTCATTAGTAAAAAATGAAGTGTTTGGTAATCTTGACGTTGATTCTGATTTGCGAACACAGCAAACTTCAGTTTCAGAATTATCTGATGTTCAGCCAACAGACTGGGCTTACCAGGCATTAAAATCACTCATGGAAAAATATGGTGTCATTTCTGGTTACACAGATGGCACCTTTCATGGTAATCGTCCCATGAGCCGTTATGAGTTTGCTGTTGCTCTTGCAGCTACTTTATCTAAGGTTGAAGATATTATTGCTGATAGAATGAGCGATCGCTTTATCCAAGAAGACGTAATTGTCTTACGGCGATTGCAAAAAGAATTTCGTTCGGCTTTAGATGATTTAGAGCAAAGAGTTGATAATTTAGAAGCACGCAACAGCGAATTACAAGCACACCAATTTTCTACAACTACGAAACTACATGGTGAAGCAATTATTGCTTTGACTGATGGTACTGATGCTAGCAAAACTGTGGTTTCCCGTTCCCGTTTAACCCTCTCCACTAGCTTCAATCAACAAGATGTACTTGTGACTCAATTAGAAGCTGGTAACAATGGTGGAGATGCAATTGGTTTGGCACAGCAAGACGAGAATAATTTGCTGGGAAGTACTGGTTTAATTGCCAATGGCGGTGGACTTGATTATGTGGAAGTAGACTCTGATCTCAAGTTGAGACGCTTACACTATACTTTTCGTCCTTCCGAAGATGTGGCGGTGACAGTGGGTGCAAAAATGTCACCACGAGATTTTATTGACCATAATAAATATGCCAACAACGAGGCGGTTGATTTTAGTTCTAGCTTTTTTCTCAATAATCCTTTGATTGTTCAAAATCAAATTGACCGCAATGGCGGTGCAGGTGCTGCTGTGCAGTGGAACCCTGGCAATGGTCAATTCACGATGCGATCGCTCTACATTGCTGCCGATGCTGACCAACCAAATTTTACCAGCACAGAAGGGGGTTTATTTGGCGATCGCTATCAAGCTAGTGTGGAAGTTGAATACTCACCTAGTAACAAGCTAGCTTTGAGGCTGCAATACACAAATGCCCTGATTAATAACACAGACATTAACGCCTTTGGTGTCAATGCCGAGTATAGCCTCAATAGGAATGCAGGCATTTTTGGACGCTTTGGATTTGGTAATTACAATGGATATAATACCGCCATCGACGAGGATTTAGATTTACATCCGGTGACATGGGCTGTAGGTGTGGGATTTCGTAACCTTTTGCTTCCCGGTACTGTTGCGGGTGTAGCGATCGGTCAGCCTTTTATCAGTGAAGATTTAGGAAATGCCACTCAGACAAACTTTGAAGCATTCTATAATCTCCAACTCAGTGACAATCTGAGTATCACCCCCACATTTTCATTAGTCACAAACGCCGATAACGATAGTTCTAACAACACTATTTGGCAAACCACCCTCAGAAGTGTATTTTCGTTTTAA
- the gloA gene encoding lactoylglutathione lyase, producing the protein MRLLHTMLRVGNLEESLKFYCDLLGMKLLRQKDYPGGEFTLAFIGYGEESDHTVIELTYNWGVDKYDLGNAYGHIAIGVDDIYATCEEIKKRGGKVVREPGPMKHGSTVIAFVEDPDGYKVELIQLGTQGSALKQEEQKLVTQ; encoded by the coding sequence ATGCGACTCCTACACACAATGTTGCGTGTTGGCAATTTGGAAGAATCGCTGAAGTTCTACTGTGATCTTTTGGGAATGAAGTTGCTGCGGCAAAAAGATTATCCAGGGGGAGAGTTTACTCTGGCTTTTATTGGTTATGGTGAGGAAAGTGACCACACAGTTATTGAACTAACTTATAACTGGGGTGTGGATAAGTATGATTTGGGCAATGCTTACGGTCATATTGCCATCGGAGTTGATGATATTTATGCTACCTGTGAAGAAATTAAAAAACGTGGTGGGAAAGTAGTGCGAGAACCAGGGCCAATGAAACATGGTTCTACGGTAATTGCTTTTGTGGAAGACCCAGATGGGTATAAAGTAGAACTTATTCAACTGGGTACTCAAGGTTCTGCTCTTAAACAGGAAGAACAAAAACTTGTAACTCAGTAA
- a CDS encoding methyltransferase: MIPENGKVLIIEAVISGVNEPSPGKFIDIEMLIMTTGGRERTASEYKELFAAAGFQLTNIIPTPSPVSVIEGVKV; encoded by the coding sequence GTGATTCCAGAAAACGGCAAAGTTCTGATTATAGAAGCTGTGATTTCAGGAGTTAACGAACCCTCTCCTGGTAAATTTATTGACATTGAAATGTTAATCATGACTACTGGTGGACGCGAACGCACCGCTAGCGAATATAAAGAACTGTTTGCTGCTGCTGGGTTTCAACTTACCAATATCATCCCAACTCCATCTCCTGTCAGTGTGATTGAAGGGGTAAAAGTATAG
- a CDS encoding methyltransferase — MSTLENLNQSNQSPLAQTLLQMITAPWVTQSIYVAAKLGVADLLQDGAKSSEELAKSTAVDAESLYRVLRALASIGIFSEDENRHFQLTPMAELLRSGVSGSLRDVAVMCGGEDWRWQPLGKILYSVKTGKPASDYVNGMPIFEYLGQNPEAAAIFHAAMTSFSAVEITGVVAAYDFSSIQTLVDVGGGHGSLLTSILQANPTLKGIVYDLPSVVAGATQHIEAIGLKERCQAIGGDFFASVPSGGDAYIMKHIIHDWDDLKMHSNSQKLSSSDSRKRQSSDYRSCDFRS, encoded by the coding sequence ATGTCCACCCTAGAAAATCTCAACCAAAGTAACCAAAGCCCCTTAGCGCAGACGCTGCTGCAAATGATTACGGCTCCTTGGGTGACTCAATCGATCTACGTAGCTGCTAAATTAGGTGTTGCCGATTTACTTCAAGATGGTGCTAAAAGCAGTGAAGAACTAGCAAAATCTACTGCTGTTGATGCAGAATCTTTGTATCGGGTATTGCGGGCTCTCGCAAGTATTGGCATTTTTAGTGAAGACGAGAACCGTCATTTTCAACTTACACCAATGGCAGAATTACTCAGAAGTGGTGTTTCTGGTTCATTGCGTGATGTTGCCGTTATGTGTGGTGGTGAAGATTGGCGCTGGCAACCCTTAGGAAAAATTCTTTATAGTGTCAAAACTGGCAAACCAGCATCTGATTATGTAAATGGAATGCCTATCTTCGAGTATTTGGGTCAAAACCCAGAAGCAGCTGCTATTTTTCATGCAGCAATGACTAGTTTTTCGGCAGTTGAAATCACTGGTGTTGTGGCTGCATACGACTTCTCATCTATCCAAACTCTAGTTGATGTTGGTGGTGGACATGGTAGTTTGCTGACTAGTATCCTTCAAGCTAATCCGACATTGAAGGGAATTGTTTATGATTTACCAAGTGTAGTTGCAGGTGCAACTCAGCATATAGAAGCAATTGGACTAAAAGAACGTTGTCAAGCGATCGGTGGAGACTTTTTTGCATCCGTACCCAGTGGTGGTGATGCTTACATCATGAAACATATTATTCATGATTGGGATGATCTAAAGATGCATTCAAATTCTCAAAAACTGTCATCAAGTGATTCCAGAAAACGGCAAAGTTCTGATTATAGAAGCTGTGATTTCAGGAGTTAA
- a CDS encoding orange carotenoid protein N-terminal domain-containing protein → MTFATDERTKKAVEQFRKFEVDTQLALLWFGYLDIKDKLIPANQTSAQDTAAALYDQIKALPKEQQLQAQRDIASRANSDISRAYTALSSSAKIDVWLRLAQGMEEGAVIQVPSDYKLPENTNDFVNTVKGLEFEQRVDFTRSIVTEMGAK, encoded by the coding sequence ATGACATTTGCAACTGACGAAAGAACCAAAAAAGCTGTAGAACAGTTTCGCAAATTTGAAGTTGATACTCAGCTAGCCTTACTCTGGTTCGGTTATCTAGACATTAAAGATAAATTGATACCAGCAAATCAAACTTCTGCCCAAGATACAGCTGCGGCATTATACGATCAAATCAAAGCATTGCCAAAGGAACAGCAGCTACAAGCACAACGTGACATAGCTAGCCGTGCTAATAGTGACATTAGCCGCGCCTACACTGCTTTAAGTTCCAGTGCCAAGATAGACGTATGGTTGCGTTTAGCGCAAGGAATGGAAGAAGGTGCTGTGATTCAAGTTCCCTCAGACTATAAATTGCCTGAGAATACCAATGATTTTGTCAATACTGTCAAAGGCTTGGAATTTGAACAGCGTGTAGACTTCACACGTAGTATTGTGACGGAAATGGGAGCAAAATAA
- a CDS encoding GNAT family protein produces MEFKPLFTGKLVRLAAPRLEDSEYFAKWSENDEYLRIMDNDPARPITPETWTEFQSSMTASPNGFHFHLRTLADDTLIGCAGLFNIQWMHQIASLGIAIGDPAYWGKGYGTDGLRLLLGYAFRELNLYRVGSSTISYNIRSIKAHEKVGFRQEGTQRSFIQREGKRFDLIVYGILRPEWEALQIE; encoded by the coding sequence ATGGAATTCAAACCACTTTTTACAGGTAAGTTGGTTCGCCTTGCTGCACCTAGATTGGAAGACAGCGAATATTTTGCCAAATGGTCTGAAAACGACGAGTATTTACGCATCATGGATAATGATCCGGCCCGTCCAATCACTCCAGAAACCTGGACAGAATTTCAAAGCAGTATGACTGCTTCGCCTAACGGGTTCCATTTTCATCTGCGTACTTTAGCAGATGATACTTTGATTGGCTGCGCTGGCTTGTTCAATATTCAGTGGATGCATCAGATTGCTTCATTGGGTATTGCAATTGGTGATCCGGCATATTGGGGTAAAGGTTATGGTACAGATGGACTAAGACTGCTGTTGGGATACGCCTTCCGGGAATTAAACCTCTACCGAGTAGGATCATCAACTATTAGTTATAATATCCGGTCAATTAAAGCCCATGAAAAAGTAGGATTCCGTCAAGAAGGAACTCAACGCAGCTTTATTCAACGGGAGGGTAAGCGTTTTGATTTGATTGTGTATGGTATTTTGCGTCCAGAGTGGGAGGCGCTTCAGATAGAATAA